In Rhodamnia argentea isolate NSW1041297 chromosome 4, ASM2092103v1, whole genome shotgun sequence, the following proteins share a genomic window:
- the LOC115746684 gene encoding protein BIG GRAIN 1-like A, with product MYKSERTLKEERYAQGKQNPSFSSTLLDKIYRSIDESDPKGEDLKFYGDAAMARKQSIRDLKKCSSKSNKCAEENLSLHRGVFVSSKVGDDGGLKTRQIREESERKQRRDRDHDHDHDALFFSSTSSSSDSSSGGFSSSDTESIYGVVKTRSSCFAPPPLPRQKPLRTSSSTKPEKTERALFQEQKKLRDFDHHRHNSSAEQSAYNEEGMIKSKSRALKIYANLKKVKQPISPGGRLSNFINSLFTATNTKKPKSTPAIGSYGEPNAERKSQSAHESVCSSASSFSRSCLSKHSPATRQKLQNGVKRTVRFYPVSVIVDEDCRPCGHKSLFEEDHGQYGSNSMPVLVPSAWKIGGRLPTSRKTEETEEAKCRANEKSRRVEEAARDFLRDYYQNQKKVRNDSFAARGHREIHRVGDVEGDYRDDDDDAASCSSSDLFELDHLAVIGNERYCEELPVYETTHVGANRAIANRLFM from the coding sequence ATGTATAAGTCGGAGAGAACTCTGAAAGAAGAGAGATATGCGCAAGGGAAGCAAAACCCATCTTTTTCTTCCACTCTACTGGACAAAATCTACAGATCCATTGATGAATCCGACCCAAAAGGCGAGGACTTGAAGTTTTACGGCGACGCGGCAATGGCGAGGAAACAGAGCATCCGGGACCTCAAGAAATGCAGCTCCAAAAGCAACAAATGCGCCGaggaaaatctctctctccaccgAGGGGTTTTCGTCAGTAGCAAGGTCGGCGACGATGGAGGACTGAAGACGAGGCAGATAAGGGAAGAATCCGAGAGGAAGCAGAGGAGGGATCGTGatcacgaccacgaccacgatGCTCTGTTTTTCAGTTCGACCTCGAGCTCGTCAGATTCGAGCTCCGGTGGGTTCTCTTCCTCGGACACTGAGTCCATTTATGGGGTCGTCAAGACGAGGAGCTCTTGCTTCGCTCCACCACCACTACCGAGGCAAAAGCCGCTGAGGACCAGCTCCTCTACTAAACCAGAGAAAACAGAGAGGGCTCTGTTTCAAGAGCAGAAGAAGTTGCGTGACTTTGATCATCATCGTCACAATTCTTCTGCCGAACAGAGCGCATACAACGAGGAAGGTATGATAAAGTCCAAATCGAGAGCGTTAAAAATCTATGCCAATCTAAAGAAGGTGAAGCAGCCGATTTCGCCAGGGGGGCGGCTCTCAAATTTCATCAATTCTCTCTTCACCGCCACCAACACAAAGAAGCCCAAGTCGACCCCTGCTATTGGTAGCTATGGCGAACCAAATGCGGAGAGGAAATCTCAATCTGCACATGAATCCGTGTGTTCCTCGGCTTCTTCCTTCTCGAGATCTTGCTTGAGCAAGCATTCCCCAGCAACGAGGCAAAAACTGCAAAACGGGGTCAAGAGGACGGTCCGGTTCTACCCGGTGAGCGTGATCGTGGACGAAGATTGCAGGCCGTGCGGACATAAATCACTGTTCGAGGAAGATCACGGACAGTATGGCTCGAATTCAATGCCGGTGTTGGTGCCGAGTGCGTGGAAAATCGGAGGGAGGCTGCCAACGTCGAGGAAAACAGAGGAAACGGAGGAAGCCAAATGCCGTGCGAACGAGAAGAGCCGGCGCGTGGAAGAGGCGGCGAGGGACTTCTTGAGAGATTACTACCAGAACCAGAAGAAGGTGAGGAACGACAGTTTCGCGGCGAGGGGTCACAGGGAGATTCATCGGGTTGGCGACGTTGAGGGCGATTACcgcgatgacgacgacgacgcaGCGAGTTGTTCGAGCTCAGATCTGTTCGAGCTCGATCATCTTGCAGTAATAGGAAATGAGAGGTATTGTGAAGAGCTTCCGGTGTATGAAACCACTCATGTTGGAGCAAATCGTGCCATTGCTAATCGACTGTTCATGTAA